The Methanoplanus sp. FWC-SCC4 genome has a window encoding:
- the mtrC gene encoding tetrahydromethanopterin S-methyltransferase subunit MtrC, whose protein sequence is MSVEITVSEGGMPHNKVLAIGLVGSLVCIYLTYMNTLANTQLFAFFGGLAAVFALWWGTDTIKHLCSYGLGTGVPSAGMIALGSGVIAMVLATKLSSMNMIPVSSVLIIPIGCVVIGAILGAILGYIANNIVNMNIPVMVVSLAELCIVGAITILGLATMVSGSFAFADLVTGSSTFFGVEVANYQSSVIGGGVIAVIFMLGAIAVQHAFNACLGPNESQDRTLMLAAECGFLSMITVAIMSFAFISFTAAVVSFIISAIGWVYTYKQYLVMSKRDAFMWLDAKPIREKEA, encoded by the coding sequence ATGTCAGTTGAAATTACAGTTTCTGAAGGTGGAATGCCACACAACAAGGTTCTTGCAATTGGTCTTGTAGGTTCCCTTGTATGCATTTACCTGACTTACATGAACACACTTGCAAATACACAGTTATTTGCATTCTTCGGTGGTCTCGCAGCAGTGTTTGCACTCTGGTGGGGTACCGATACAATTAAGCACCTTTGCAGTTACGGTCTTGGAACTGGTGTTCCTTCAGCCGGTATGATTGCACTGGGTTCCGGTGTAATTGCCATGGTTCTTGCTACAAAACTCAGCTCGATGAACATGATTCCTGTATCATCAGTTCTTATCATCCCAATCGGCTGTGTTGTCATTGGAGCAATCCTGGGAGCTATTCTCGGTTACATTGCAAACAACATTGTAAACATGAACATTCCTGTAATGGTCGTATCTCTTGCAGAACTTTGTATCGTTGGAGCAATCACCATCCTTGGTCTTGCAACAATGGTCAGCGGTTCATTCGCATTTGCTGATCTGGTTACCGGCTCATCCACATTCTTCGGAGTGGAAGTTGCAAACTACCAGTCATCAGTGATCGGCGGAGGAGTCATTGCAGTTATCTTTATGCTTGGCGCAATTGCTGTCCAGCACGCATTCAATGCATGTCTCGGACCAAATGAGTCACAGGACAGAACACTCATGCTTGCAGCAGAGTGTGGATTCCTGAGCATGATTACAGTTGCAATCATGTCATTTGCATTCATCAGCTTTACAGCAGCAGTTGTTTCATTCATTATTTCAGCAATCGGATGGGTTTACACATACAAGCAGTATCTTGTTATGTCCAAGCGTGATGCATTCATGTGGCTTGATGCCAAGCCAATTCGTGAGAAGGAGGCCTGA
- the mtrB gene encoding tetrahydromethanopterin S-methyltransferase subunit MtrB, with the protein MGNIQVLPEFGLVADPMVGVVTTAGASLGPVLEQVDELEKITDDIVGMLSGEGSFLSSFPNREKSLVYAGSVTAIWYGIAVGLLIAGIVAFALV; encoded by the coding sequence ATGGGAAATATTCAAGTACTTCCAGAATTCGGCCTTGTTGCAGATCCAATGGTTGGTGTTGTTACAACCGCTGGTGCATCACTTGGTCCGGTTCTTGAGCAGGTTGACGAACTTGAGAAGATCACCGATGATATCGTTGGTATGCTCTCAGGTGAAGGCAGCTTCCTTTCATCATTCCCGAACAGAGAGAAATCTCTTGTTTATGCAGGAAGTGTCACCGCAATCTGGTATGGTATCGCAGTTGGATTACTTATTGCGGGTATAGTCGCATTTGCGTTAGTCTGA
- the mtrA gene encoding tetrahydromethanopterin S-methyltransferase subunit A, with the protein MADKKSPASGWPKIQGDYHTGDSNSPVVVVTMGSHLDEQGICDAGAAMCGSCKTENLGLEKIVANVIANPNIRFLVTCGTEVKGHLSGQCLIALHAGGVEGGKIVGAKGAIPFIENLSEDAIKRFQEQVELVDIMESEDMGAIKAKIDELKARDPGAFDADPIVVEVKEEAGGEGEAEGEETPLTAELALIHARMKTIQMMVTSIGYRNRFAAGVYSGKVEGLMIGLIVSFAILGFMLMG; encoded by the coding sequence ATGGCAGATAAAAAATCTCCGGCTTCAGGCTGGCCAAAGATTCAGGGTGACTACCACACAGGTGATTCAAACAGCCCGGTTGTAGTTGTTACAATGGGCTCTCACCTTGACGAACAGGGAATTTGTGATGCAGGCGCAGCAATGTGCGGTTCCTGTAAAACAGAAAACCTCGGTCTTGAGAAGATTGTTGCAAACGTAATTGCAAACCCAAACATCAGGTTCCTCGTAACATGCGGAACAGAAGTTAAGGGTCACCTTTCAGGTCAGTGTCTTATTGCACTTCACGCCGGCGGTGTTGAAGGTGGTAAGATCGTTGGTGCAAAGGGTGCAATTCCGTTCATTGAGAATCTCAGTGAAGATGCAATCAAGCGCTTCCAGGAACAGGTTGAACTTGTCGACATCATGGAATCTGAGGATATGGGTGCAATAAAAGCCAAGATTGACGAGCTTAAAGCCCGTGACCCTGGTGCATTCGATGCAGATCCAATTGTTGTTGAGGTCAAGGAAGAGGCCGGCGGTGAAGGTGAGGCTGAGGGTGAAGAAACACCACTTACAGCAGAACTCGCATTAATCCATGCAAGGATGAAGACCATCCAGATGATGGTCACAAGCATCGGTTACAGAAACCGCTTTGCAGCTGGTGTTTATTCCGGTAAAGTAGAAGGACTCATGATCGGTCTGATCGTGTCTTTTGCCATACTTGGCTTCATGTTAATGGGGTGA
- a CDS encoding tetrahydromethanopterin S-methyltransferase subunit F, whose product MSDEEKSGPSIIRMAAIDDMMADMRYKGQVMSRTNKLESGIMDSGLTGFMVGFFVSLVLVLAPVFLMGGI is encoded by the coding sequence ATGTCAGATGAAGAGAAATCAGGTCCTTCAATCATCAGAATGGCAGCAATCGACGATATGATGGCTGACATGCGTTACAAAGGACAGGTCATGAGCAGAACAAACAAACTTGAATCAGGTATCATGGATTCCGGATTAACCGGATTTATGGTAGGATTCTTTGTATCACTTGTTCTGGTTCTTGCACCGGTATTCTTGATGGGAGGCATCTAA
- the mtrA gene encoding tetrahydromethanopterin S-methyltransferase subunit A has protein sequence MADKKSPASGWPKIQGDYHTGDAESPVVVVTMGSHLDEQGVCDAGAAMCGSCKTENLGLEKIVANVIANPNIRFLITCGTEVKGHLSGQCLIALHANGVEGGKIVGAKGAIPFIENLSEDAIKRFQEQVELVDIMESEDMGAIKAKIDELKARDPGAFGADPIVVEVKEEAGGAEGAGVATANPQFLEVEKRLNEIEKNLEFADAEMAQRVGRKVGRDIGILYGLVAGMFVFMMLLVLLPKLMALI, from the coding sequence ATGGCTGATAAAAAATCACCTGCATCAGGATGGCCTAAAATCCAGGGTGACTACCACACAGGTGACGCAGAGAGTCCGGTTGTTGTTGTAACAATGGGTTCCCACCTTGACGAGCAGGGTGTCTGTGATGCAGGTGCAGCAATGTGCGGTTCCTGTAAGACAGAGAACCTCGGTCTTGAGAAAATTGTTGCAAACGTTATTGCAAACCCAAACATCAGGTTCCTCATAACATGCGGAACAGAAGTTAAGGGTCACCTTTCCGGACAGTGTCTTATTGCACTTCACGCCAACGGTGTTGAAGGCGGTAAGATCGTCGGTGCAAAGGGTGCAATTCCGTTCATCGAAAATCTCAGTGAAGATGCAATCAAGCGCTTCCAGGAGCAGGTCGAGCTCGTTGACATCATGGAATCTGAGGACATGGGTGCAATAAAAGCCAAGATTGATGAGCTTAAAGCCCGTGATCCAGGTGCATTCGGTGCGGATCCAATTGTAGTTGAGGTCAAGGAAGAAGCTGGCGGAGCAGAAGGTGCAGGTGTTGCAACCGCAAATCCACAGTTCCTTGAGGTTGAAAAACGCCTCAATGAAATTGAAAAGAACCTTGAGTTCGCAGATGCAGAAATGGCCCAGCGTGTAGGTCGTAAAGTTGGCCGTGATATAGGTATTCTTTACGGTCTCGTCGCAGGTATGTTTGTATTCATGATGTTGTTGGTATTACTCCCAAAACTTATGGCTTTAATATAA
- the mtrH gene encoding tetrahydromethanopterin S-methyltransferase subunit H, translating into MFKFEKEQTVLDFNGTKIGGQPGEYPRVLGASIFYNKHETVIDDEKGVIDKDRAEALWNRCLELSDQTGIPHFCQIISETPEAFESYFQWFDSVDNKTAFLMDSSNPAALAHACGYVTEVGLADRAIYNSINGSIGPENIEALKNSDVDAAIVLAFNPGDPTVRGREQVLTEGGVAGQEKSMLAIAEECGIKRPILDTAATPLGLGSGGSFREILACKAIHGLPTGGAYHNMTVSWPWLKRWRGSKKNPSLLLQQYEGKDVLAEQMSHHHSGGMEGIKQAAWTAPDIGCNIMAATLGADLIMYGPIENCESASTAIAFSDIVLAEAAKEFGLEPQVDTHPLFHLV; encoded by the coding sequence ATGTTCAAATTCGAGAAAGAGCAGACGGTACTCGACTTCAATGGTACCAAAATTGGTGGGCAGCCTGGAGAATATCCAAGGGTGCTCGGCGCTTCCATCTTCTATAACAAACATGAGACAGTTATCGATGATGAGAAGGGTGTAATAGACAAGGATCGCGCAGAGGCGCTCTGGAACAGGTGCCTGGAACTTTCCGACCAGACGGGAATTCCACACTTTTGCCAGATCATCTCAGAAACACCAGAGGCATTTGAGAGCTACTTCCAGTGGTTCGACTCAGTCGACAACAAGACTGCATTCCTTATGGATTCATCCAACCCTGCTGCACTCGCACACGCCTGCGGGTATGTAACAGAGGTCGGACTTGCAGATCGTGCAATCTACAACTCAATCAACGGTTCAATCGGTCCTGAGAACATTGAGGCACTGAAGAACAGTGACGTTGATGCAGCTATTGTTCTTGCATTCAACCCTGGTGACCCGACCGTCCGTGGACGTGAGCAGGTTCTTACCGAGGGTGGAGTTGCAGGCCAGGAAAAATCAATGCTTGCAATTGCAGAAGAATGTGGTATTAAACGCCCTATTCTTGATACAGCAGCAACACCTCTCGGACTCGGTTCCGGCGGTTCATTCCGTGAAATCCTTGCATGCAAGGCAATCCACGGTCTCCCAACCGGTGGTGCATACCACAACATGACAGTGTCATGGCCATGGTTAAAGCGCTGGAGAGGATCCAAAAAGAATCCTTCACTGCTCTTACAGCAGTACGAAGGAAAGGATGTTCTTGCTGAACAGATGAGCCATCACCACTCAGGTGGAATGGAAGGTATCAAGCAGGCAGCCTGGACAGCACCGGATATCGGATGCAACATCATGGCAGCAACACTTGGTGCAGATCTTATCATGTACGGACCTATCGAGAACTGTGAATCTGCTTCCACAGCAATTGCATTCTCAGATATCGTACTTGCAGAGGCTGCAAAAGAGTTTGGCCTTGAGCCACAGGTGGACACCCACCCACTCTTCCACCTCGTATAA
- a CDS encoding Yip1 family protein — MLSDIYQKFKGIILNPIETFQSCHDEPLKTTIPYFIAIISVFSCLSGIVNMFIVGVISFFYPGMNLELIVIISLLTGLFSILYSIITAVIGLIVISLIFHVCIYILGGRKGIEKTIKATIYSFTPFALIGWIPLVNIVAWIWLFVLEVIALREFHGVSTKRALLAVLIPVMLLIVVILLAILAYFIIIKTGSVMVV, encoded by the coding sequence ATGCTTTCGGATATTTATCAAAAGTTTAAGGGCATCATATTAAATCCGATAGAAACATTCCAAAGCTGCCATGATGAGCCATTAAAAACCACAATTCCGTATTTTATAGCGATAATTTCTGTCTTTTCATGTTTATCCGGGATTGTAAACATGTTTATTGTCGGGGTAATCAGCTTTTTTTATCCGGGTATGAATTTGGAACTGATTGTGATAATTTCGCTGTTAACCGGGCTGTTTTCAATATTATATTCAATAATCACAGCAGTCATTGGTCTTATTGTCATATCACTTATTTTTCATGTGTGTATTTACATTTTGGGAGGAAGAAAAGGTATAGAAAAGACTATAAAAGCCACAATTTATTCGTTTACGCCTTTTGCACTGATAGGATGGATACCTCTTGTAAACATTGTCGCATGGATCTGGTTATTTGTACTTGAGGTTATCGCACTGCGTGAATTTCACGGGGTATCAACAAAAAGAGCATTACTTGCAGTTTTAATTCCCGTAATGCTGCTTATTGTGGTAATTTTGCTTGCAATTTTAGCATATTTTATAATTATTAAAACAGGCTCTGTTATGGTTGTTTAA
- a CDS encoding transporter substrate-binding domain-containing protein produces MKIFIKAACLIFLLLLTPPPVNAESDDLHITYIAACDENFPPYEFRDENGLPSGYDIDILNAVSDEMGLEIKIVCMPWNEAIKEFESGNVDLLAGMFYSEKRENYTDFSIPYNVVSHSAFIRTSSPDINSPEDLRNKKIIVQSGDIMHEYLLNTNLTANIIVVESPLEALKLLSSGSHDAALISKLQGLYLTDKYNIENIRSTGPLIKTPKYSFAVKKGNRVLLGELNEGLYILENSGKSDEIYEKWFGVYEQKSQFEEVIKILFWIITPFIVLLGVLFLWSATLKRKINEKTAELLKELEERKKADIALKESEKKYREVFNNVTEGIFLNEFEDGKHTGKVIEVNDIACRRLGYSRDEILSMPAKDIQDLGILPEAGSVGETLNNGYASYETMAKRKDGSTYPVNINSRIFELNGRNVVISLVRDITQEKESQKREAKALRQIEKNLNQLAILNDHIRNPLAAIVGYADLEDGKYSDNIINQAEEIDKIIYRLDRGWLESEKISAFLKKYYSIDSEKNNEENE; encoded by the coding sequence TTGAAAATTTTTATAAAAGCTGCATGCCTGATCTTTCTTTTATTACTTACCCCTCCACCTGTTAATGCAGAATCAGATGATCTCCACATCACATATATTGCAGCCTGTGATGAAAATTTTCCACCCTATGAATTCAGGGATGAAAACGGCCTCCCTTCAGGGTATGATATTGACATTTTAAACGCAGTTTCAGACGAGATGGGGCTTGAAATCAAAATAGTCTGTATGCCATGGAATGAGGCAATAAAGGAATTTGAATCCGGAAATGTAGATCTTCTGGCAGGAATGTTTTATTCAGAAAAAAGGGAAAATTATACTGATTTCAGCATTCCTTATAATGTTGTTTCGCACTCCGCTTTTATCAGAACCTCAAGCCCTGATATTAATTCCCCAGAAGACCTGCGTAATAAAAAAATCATTGTGCAGTCAGGGGACATAATGCACGAATATCTTTTAAATACAAATCTTACCGCCAATATAATTGTTGTTGAAAGTCCACTGGAAGCACTTAAGCTTCTCTCTTCGGGTAGCCACGATGCAGCTTTGATTTCAAAGCTTCAGGGACTGTACTTAACTGACAAATATAATATTGAAAACATCAGATCAACAGGCCCTCTAATAAAGACACCAAAATACAGTTTTGCAGTAAAAAAGGGCAACAGGGTTCTTCTGGGAGAATTAAACGAAGGACTGTACATCCTTGAAAACTCAGGAAAATCTGATGAAATCTATGAAAAATGGTTTGGCGTATATGAACAGAAATCACAATTTGAAGAGGTTATAAAGATCCTTTTCTGGATAATAACTCCTTTTATCGTCCTTTTGGGAGTATTATTCCTGTGGTCGGCAACTCTTAAGAGAAAAATAAATGAAAAAACTGCAGAACTCTTAAAAGAACTTGAAGAACGAAAAAAAGCAGATATAGCACTAAAAGAAAGTGAAAAAAAATATCGTGAGGTCTTCAACAACGTCACAGAAGGAATTTTCCTGAATGAATTTGAGGATGGAAAACACACAGGAAAAGTAATTGAAGTAAATGACATAGCATGCAGACGTCTTGGATATTCCCGCGATGAAATACTCAGTATGCCGGCAAAAGATATTCAGGATTTAGGAATACTCCCCGAGGCCGGCTCTGTTGGTGAAACACTAAATAACGGATATGCATCTTACGAGACAATGGCAAAAAGGAAGGACGGCAGCACATATCCGGTAAACATTAACAGCCGTATCTTTGAATTAAACGGCAGGAATGTTGTCATATCCCTTGTAAGAGATATAACTCAGGAAAAGGAATCACAAAAGCGGGAGGCGAAGGCACTCAGACAGATAGAGAAGAACCTAAACCAGCTTGCAATATTAAATGACCATATAAGAAATCCTCTGGCGGCGATTGTAGGGTATGCCGACCTTGAAGATGGAAAATACTCTGATAATATAATAAACCAGGCCGAAGAGATTGACAAAATTATTTACAGGCTTGACAGGGGATGGCTTGAATCTGAAAAAATCAGCGCCTTTTTAAAGAAGTATTACAGTATTGATTCAGAAAAAAACAATGAAGAAAATGAATGA
- a CDS encoding DUF2798 domain-containing protein, producing MRKIDRKYYPFLFAGLMSFAMSVIMSAIITWTLCGFCEDFLFKWGNSFITGFAAAFPVAFFISPVVGKIVDAITK from the coding sequence TTGCGTAAAATAGACCGGAAATATTACCCGTTCCTTTTTGCAGGTCTGATGTCCTTTGCGATGTCTGTAATAATGTCTGCAATAATTACATGGACATTATGCGGTTTTTGTGAGGATTTTCTTTTCAAATGGGGGAATTCTTTTATCACAGGATTTGCTGCCGCATTTCCTGTTGCTTTCTTTATATCTCCTGTAGTTGGTAAAATTGTTGATGCAATAACCAAGTGA
- a CDS encoding glycosyltransferase family protein gives MRILFVVCGEGLGHASRTSKLARYFERYGHKCYFASYGKAYDFIKKQDGYTSFETVREVSLEGDCGYFSLSKTLWSSKGVIVDLFRSFMHIKSLIRENSIDLLIADTMYASVGAAKMEGIPSLFITNQNKFASASDQDSAHWHALSNIVEKYLSLPDTVLVPDFAPPNSVSSYNLEIPPEDRSRYRFIGPIMDVEPSMYDVSSENIFASFGGEPFKLPLYEFLYEISKERPYHKFDVFSTTPGLPGETQNFITHGYVPDLLYFMSKSRLNILHGGLTSLHETLLFNKPCVMIIDPYHPEQWNNGRKIEEIGAGIMLPGNSVTKRKLSDAIDDALELKPPNMIDLFIKQDGKVNAMKVIDELL, from the coding sequence ATGAGAATACTTTTCGTTGTATGCGGTGAGGGGCTTGGTCACGCCTCCCGTACATCAAAGCTTGCCCGTTACTTTGAGAGATATGGTCATAAATGTTATTTTGCCTCATATGGGAAGGCATATGATTTTATAAAAAAACAGGACGGATACACTTCGTTTGAAACTGTTCGTGAAGTCAGTCTTGAGGGTGACTGCGGTTATTTCAGCCTTTCAAAGACTCTCTGGTCTTCAAAGGGAGTGATTGTTGACCTGTTCCGGTCATTTATGCATATAAAAAGTCTTATTCGGGAAAATTCAATTGATCTCCTGATTGCCGACACCATGTATGCATCGGTCGGAGCCGCAAAGATGGAAGGTATACCATCACTCTTCATTACAAACCAGAACAAATTTGCCTCGGCCTCTGATCAGGATTCGGCACACTGGCATGCCTTAAGCAATATTGTTGAGAAATATCTCTCACTTCCGGATACAGTTCTGGTACCGGATTTTGCACCCCCAAACTCTGTTAGTTCATACAATCTTGAAATACCTCCTGAAGACAGATCCAGATACAGGTTTATCGGGCCGATAATGGATGTAGAGCCTTCAATGTATGATGTCTCAAGCGAGAACATATTCGCAAGTTTTGGCGGGGAGCCTTTTAAACTTCCTCTCTATGAGTTTTTGTATGAAATATCAAAAGAAAGGCCGTATCATAAATTTGATGTATTTTCAACAACACCCGGACTTCCCGGAGAGACTCAGAATTTTATAACGCACGGATACGTGCCTGACCTGCTTTACTTCATGTCAAAATCAAGACTGAATATTCTTCACGGAGGTCTTACAAGTCTGCATGAAACGCTTCTGTTCAACAAGCCCTGTGTCATGATAATTGATCCCTACCATCCGGAGCAGTGGAACAACGGACGTAAAATTGAGGAGATCGGCGCCGGTATCATGCTTCCGGGAAACAGTGTGACAAAAAGGAAGTTAAGCGATGCAATTGATGATGCTCTTGAATTAAAGCCCCCTAATATGATTGACCTTTTCATAAAGCAGGATGGAAAGGTAAATGCGATGAAAGTGATTGATGAATTGTTATAA
- a CDS encoding DUF2117 domain-containing protein — protein MKEYKKEGPVMIVHGPEPFDNGFAKTMAEKTKPSVIIAAGIMARTAAEESGLKVVCPGIPPSAIINSVPPKMPLFLVNSGKNEESGRIFGEIVAGRINPRGLLHIENGLKGSIIYNWDFGDPELLNYLFEVTGFEIRNVSSGDGSACVSGNIKRIRGCVAGEPVFVNGIVIGQATASEVIIEVFEDNIRAVSGILIKEHGIEKLLRRGKPNPGDLWCKSGAIRNKSARSVNPENKSGNICVVDHSAHECYEKTDENTAGILSVGDDTTAVCCHICSHLGIPVFGVTDGDCDHIVPESYPPNSVIISLNGERDDDVGVEIVEKFGLPCVYGWNEFVESVLLYLGKRAERVFDGR, from the coding sequence ATGAAAGAATATAAAAAAGAAGGGCCTGTCATGATTGTTCACGGCCCTGAACCGTTTGACAATGGCTTTGCAAAAACCATGGCAGAAAAAACAAAACCCTCAGTGATAATTGCCGCAGGCATTATGGCAAGGACTGCGGCAGAAGAGTCCGGGCTAAAGGTAGTCTGTCCGGGAATACCTCCTTCTGCCATAATTAATTCCGTCCCGCCAAAGATGCCTCTCTTTTTGGTCAACTCAGGCAAAAATGAGGAATCCGGAAGAATATTCGGGGAAATTGTTGCAGGAAGAATAAATCCCCGGGGTCTTTTGCATATAGAGAACGGATTGAAAGGTAGTATCATATACAACTGGGATTTTGGAGACCCGGAGCTTTTAAATTATCTCTTTGAAGTGACGGGCTTTGAAATCCGTAATGTTTCATCGGGTGATGGTTCGGCGTGTGTATCCGGTAACATCAAAAGAATAAGGGGATGTGTTGCCGGAGAGCCTGTTTTTGTAAACGGTATTGTAATCGGTCAGGCAACGGCCTCTGAAGTAATAATTGAGGTTTTTGAGGATAACATCCGTGCAGTCTCAGGAATTTTGATTAAAGAGCACGGTATTGAGAAACTGCTAAGACGGGGAAAACCTAACCCCGGAGATTTGTGGTGCAAGAGCGGTGCTATAAGAAATAAATCTGCCAGGAGCGTTAATCCGGAAAATAAATCCGGGAATATCTGTGTCGTTGATCACTCTGCACACGAATGTTATGAAAAAACCGATGAAAATACTGCCGGCATTTTATCAGTCGGCGATGATACCACAGCGGTATGCTGTCATATCTGCTCTCATCTCGGGATACCGGTATTTGGTGTAACAGATGGTGACTGTGATCATATTGTCCCTGAATCGTATCCACCCAATTCTGTCATTATCTCCTTAAATGGTGAGCGTGATGACGATGTCGGTGTCGAGATTGTGGAAAAGTTTGGTCTTCCCTGTGTTTATGGATGGAATGAGTTTGTTGAGAGTGTTCTTTTGTATCTTGGAAAAAGGGCTGAAAGGGTATTTGATGGAAGATGA
- a CDS encoding ATP-dependent DNA ligase has translation MEFLEFSNICENLESTGGRLDTIDIIAEVLPGLNDDELSVFIRFLMGKIFPDWSSEKIGIGPNLIFESVAYVVGRNKKEVIKSISSAGDVGRAVEKLLLKKEQTSFFSESLDLLEVYRDFEYLAGVGGNRSQREKLKVIKRLFANGTPSEGKYISRLMLGELRIGVGEGNIREAIAKAFSVPPSSVEHAHQAANDLGEIAVLARKGEEELLKVKIELFRPVKMMLAKQGTIAGMISDYGAIAAEYKYDGTRFQFHKKGDSCRIYSRKLEEVTDALPDISSMLLSSTEHDVILDGEVIAVKDERPMPFQYVLRRFRRKHDIADHMETIKLVPNLFDILYLDGEMLIDLPFEKRREILEQNVSSFIAPQIVSKDINEIESFYKNALDDGHEGIMVKSRAAHYTPGIRGKDWTKIKPAVDTIDLAVIGAEWGEGKRAHLFGSFLLACQDERGELLPVSKVATGLSDDMLASVFEILKDLVITESGKEVTFEPELVFEVGYAEIQKSVNYRAGYALRFPRFIRFRDDKGVDEIETISSIIDRFTAQSNNK, from the coding sequence ATGGAATTTTTGGAATTTTCTAACATCTGCGAAAATCTTGAGAGTACAGGGGGCAGACTCGATACAATCGATATAATAGCTGAAGTTCTGCCAGGATTAAACGATGACGAACTCTCAGTATTCATAAGATTTCTAATGGGCAAAATATTCCCGGACTGGAGTTCGGAAAAGATCGGAATCGGGCCGAATCTGATATTCGAGTCTGTGGCATACGTTGTCGGGAGGAACAAAAAAGAAGTCATAAAAAGTATTTCATCCGCCGGAGATGTCGGCCGTGCAGTTGAAAAACTTCTTCTCAAAAAAGAGCAGACCTCATTTTTCTCAGAATCACTTGACCTGCTTGAGGTTTACAGGGATTTTGAATATCTCGCAGGTGTCGGGGGAAACAGATCACAGCGTGAGAAGCTCAAAGTCATAAAGAGGCTTTTTGCAAACGGAACCCCCTCAGAAGGAAAATACATCTCAAGGCTGATGCTTGGAGAACTCAGAATAGGGGTAGGCGAAGGAAATATCAGGGAGGCTATTGCAAAGGCATTTTCCGTTCCCCCTTCCTCAGTTGAACATGCACATCAGGCAGCAAATGATCTCGGAGAGATTGCGGTTCTTGCCAGAAAAGGCGAGGAAGAACTGCTCAAGGTTAAAATTGAACTTTTCCGGCCTGTAAAGATGATGCTTGCAAAACAGGGGACAATTGCAGGTATGATCTCTGATTATGGAGCAATTGCGGCGGAATATAAATATGACGGCACAAGGTTTCAGTTTCATAAAAAAGGTGACAGTTGCAGGATATACTCACGAAAACTCGAAGAGGTTACAGATGCACTGCCTGACATCTCCTCAATGCTCCTTTCTTCAACAGAGCATGATGTAATTCTTGACGGAGAGGTAATCGCAGTAAAAGACGAAAGACCAATGCCTTTTCAGTACGTCCTGAGGCGTTTTAGAAGAAAGCACGACATTGCCGATCACATGGAGACAATAAAACTCGTGCCAAATCTTTTTGATATTCTCTATCTTGACGGAGAGATGTTAATTGACCTGCCCTTTGAGAAAAGAAGGGAGATTCTTGAACAAAATGTCAGCAGTTTCATTGCACCGCAGATAGTCTCCAAAGATATCAATGAGATAGAATCATTCTACAAAAACGCCCTTGACGACGGCCATGAAGGTATTATGGTAAAGTCCCGTGCGGCACATTATACCCCCGGCATCAGGGGAAAAGACTGGACAAAGATAAAGCCGGCTGTTGATACAATAGACCTCGCAGTAATTGGTGCGGAGTGGGGAGAGGGAAAAAGGGCACACCTTTTTGGCTCTTTCCTGCTTGCATGCCAGGATGAAAGGGGTGAACTTCTTCCGGTCTCAAAGGTCGCAACAGGACTCTCTGATGACATGCTCGCATCCGTCTTTGAAATTCTCAAAGACCTCGTTATCACGGAATCCGGAAAGGAGGTCACATTTGAACCTGAACTTGTCTTTGAGGTGGGATATGCCGAAATCCAGAAAAGCGTCAATTACAGGGCCGGGTATGCTCTGAGATTCCCGAGGTTTATCAGATTCAGGGATGACAAGGGGGTTGACGAGATTGAAACCATATCTTCTATTATAGACAGGTTCACTGCACAGTCAAACAATAAATAA